A region of the Pseudomonas sp. A34-9 genome:
CAATCTCCATGCCGGTCTGACGACCGATTTCACGCAGGCACTCTTCCGCTTCACACTTGGAGACACCATATGGATCAGCCGGCGCAGGCTGATCGTCAGCTTTGAAAGGCATACCAGGCAATGTCGCTTCACCATTAACCTTGATCGAACTGATGAATACGAAACGCCTGACACCTGACTCAGCCGCCTTTCGAGCCAAACGCGCCGTGCCCTGAACGTTAATCTCACGGAATTTCGCCAAGGGGTCGGCAGCGGTATCACTCATCACGTGGACGCGAGCTGCACAGTGAACCACCACATCGACTTGTACGAATGCCGGCAGCTCAACATTTTCGCTCAGATCAAAAGGCACCACATCACACAAGCCGCTTAACCGGGTTTTACCTCGCACCCCAGCGACGGGCGCATACGCCCTGTCCAGCAGCATGCGGAAAACCACTGCCTCACCGACAAAACCGGTGGCACCTGTAACCAATACACGGCACTTTGTCATTCGGCTTTTTTCCCAACGATCGCAGCAGCCCAACATATACAGAAGAAAAACACTTTATCCCTCATTCGCCGCCGGCAATGCCGAGCGCTCAGGGACAATCCCAACAACTGCCTGCGACCTAACGGCAGCCAGCGCCGCACAAACGCATTGTCCGCGACCCCCACCAACCTCGCGATCAATCGCACCTGGGAGAACCACCAACCATCGTGAATCGTCTTGTAACGCTCGATCAATGAACCGAGACCAGTATTCGCCCCCACTTGGTTTTGCGCGTGCTGACGATATTGCATGGATGACCATGGATCGATGAACCAGCGAAAACCATGACTCCGAGCGTAGGCGTAGCAATACCAGTCATGCAGACGGACCTGCTGCAGCGCCTCCCAATCCGCGAGCATCGACGTCTTCAACTGTGTCATCAGTCGATGCGTCATGACGTAGGTACAACCCGGACCCGCAGCCTCGAACAAATAATCCCAGGCAACTTGCGGTTGTCCTTTGTCTAGCAGACAAGCCCGCCCATCCGCCCAGAAAGCCGTGACATTGCTGGAGTAGGCGTCAACCTGGCGCAATCTGATCGCCCGGGTCGCGCGATCAAGCTTATCG
Encoded here:
- a CDS encoding glycosyltransferase; translated protein: MPVEHPKVAVLLAAFNGMRWIEEQLDSILGQSAVDVTVYISIDPSSDGTEAWCADYASRNVQVIVLPEAGSFGGASRNFFRLIRDVPVDEYDFVAFADQDDIWNLDKLDRATRAIRLRQVDAYSSNVTAFWADGRACLLDKGQPQVAWDYLFEAAGPGCTYVMTHRLMTQLKTSMLADWEALQQVRLHDWYCYAYARSHGFRWFIDPWSSMQYRQHAQNQVGANTGLGSLIERYKTIHDGWWFSQVRLIARLVGVADNAFVRRWLPLGRRQLLGLSLSARHCRRRMRDKVFFFCICWAAAIVGKKAE
- a CDS encoding SDR family oxidoreductase produces the protein MTKCRVLVTGATGFVGEAVVFRMLLDRAYAPVAGVRGKTRLSGLCDVVPFDLSENVELPAFVQVDVVVHCAARVHVMSDTAADPLAKFREINVQGTARLARKAAESGVRRFVFISSIKVNGEATLPGMPFKADDQPAPADPYGVSKCEAEECLREIGRQTGMEIVIIRPPLVYGPGVKANFLSMMNWLNKGFPLPLGALRNQRSLVALGNLVDLIVTCIAHPAAANQTFLVSDGEDLSTSGLLRRMAAALGRPALLLPIPQLLLRGAARLMGRGEMAQRLCGSLQVDIDKTRSLLQWSPPISVDKALKRTATHYLKR